In Lathamus discolor isolate bLatDis1 chromosome 12, bLatDis1.hap1, whole genome shotgun sequence, a genomic segment contains:
- the TBX1 gene encoding T-box transcription factor TBX1 isoform X2: MISAISSPWLTQLSHFCDVAAFTANSLSSLNASGGYHLSPSPGDPYGQHEPPHYEPCTAQQHPHPPPQPQHGYPFGGAAAAAGANPPPPGPEPPEGAGGAAAGPAAVSGCSAGSAAAAKAPVKKNPKVANVSVQLEMKALWDEFNQLGTEMIVTKAGRRMFPTFQVKIFGMDPMADYMLLMDFVPVDDKRYRYAFHSSSWLVAGKADPATPGRVHYHPDSPAKGAQWMKQIVSFDKLKLTNNLLDDNGHIILNSMHRYQPRFHVVYVDPRKDSEKYAEENFKTFVFEETRFTAVTAYQNHRITQLKIASNPFAKGFRDCDPEDWPRNHRPGALPLMSAFARSRNPVSSPAHQNGTEKDAAESRREFEREAAGGTALHAEAAHQQLMSRVLSPALPGGGGGLVPLGGAGGGRPSPPHHELRLEPAASEPLHHHPYKYPPAAAAAAYDHYLGAKSRPAPYPLPSIRGHSYHHHHHHHHHMNAAAAAAAAANMYSSSGAPASYDYGPR, from the exons CAGCTTTCACGGCCAACAGCCTGAGCAGCCTGAACGCCTCCGGGGGTTACCACCTCTCCCCTTCCCCGGGGGACCCGTACGGACAGCATGAGCCGCCGCACTACGAGCCCTGCACGGCTCAGCAGCATCCGCACCCGCCGCCACAGCCCCAGCACGGCTACCCCttcggcggggcggcggcggcagccggGGCCAATCCGCCGCCCCCAGGCCCCGAGCCGCCCGAGGGCGCCGGGGGAGCCGCCGCGGGGCCGGCCGCCGTCTCGGGCTGCTCCGCCGGGTCGGCCGCCGCGGCCAAGGCGCCGGTGAAGAAGAACCCGAAGGTGGCCAACGTGAGCGTCCAGTTGGAGATGAAGGCGCTGTGGGACGAGTTCAACCAACTGGGCACCGAGATGATCGTCACCAAGGCCGGCAG GCGCATGTTCCCCACCTTCCAGGTGAAGATATTCGGGATGGACCCTATGGCTGACTACATGCTCCTCATGGATTTTGTCCCTGTGGACGACAAGCGATACCG GTACGCCttccacagctcctcctggctggTGGCCGGCAAAGCCGACCCTGCCACCCCCGGGAGGGTGCACTACCACCCCGACTCCCCTGCGAAAGGGGCGCAGTGGATGAAGCAGATCGTTTCGTTCGATAAGCTCAAACTGACCAACAATTTGCTGGATGACAACGGGCAT ATCATTTTGAACTCCATGCACAGATACCAGCCGCGTTTTCACGTGGTCTACGTGGACCCCCGGAAAGACAGCGAGAAATACGCGGAGGAGAACTTCAAAACCTTCGTCTTCGAGGAGACGCGCTTCACAGCCGTGACCGCCTACCAGAACCACCGA ATCACACAGCTGAAGATCGCCAGCAACCCTTTCGCCAAGGGATTCAGAGACTGTGACCCTGAGGACTG GCCCAGGAATCACAGGCCAGGGGCTCTTCCTCTCATGAGTGCTTTTGCCAGATCCCGGAATCCAGTCTCTTCCCCAGCACACCAGAATGGgacagagaaag ATGCTGCCGAGAGCCGGCGGGAGTTCGAGCGGGAGGCGGCCGGCGGGACGGCGCTGCACGCCGAGGCCGCGCACCAGCAGCTCATGTCCCGCGTGCTCAGCCCCGCGctgccgggcggcggcggcggcctgGTGCCCCTGGGCGGTGCGGGCGGCGGCCGGCCCAGCCCTCCCCACCACGAACTGCGCCTGGAGCCCGCCGCCTCGGAGCCGCTCCACCACCACCCCTACAAGTACccgccggcggcggccgccgccgcctaCGACCACTACCTGGGGGCGAAGAGCCGGCCCGCGCCCtaccccctccccagcatccgcGGGCACagctaccaccaccaccaccatcaccaccaccacatgaacgcggcggccgcggcggcggcggctgccaACATGTACTCGTCGTCCGGTGCGCCCGCCAGCTACGACTACGGGCCCAGATAa
- the TBX1 gene encoding T-box transcription factor TBX1 isoform X3 — protein MHFSTVTRDMEAFTANSLSSLNASGGYHLSPSPGDPYGQHEPPHYEPCTAQQHPHPPPQPQHGYPFGGAAAAAGANPPPPGPEPPEGAGGAAAGPAAVSGCSAGSAAAAKAPVKKNPKVANVSVQLEMKALWDEFNQLGTEMIVTKAGRRMFPTFQVKIFGMDPMADYMLLMDFVPVDDKRYRYAFHSSSWLVAGKADPATPGRVHYHPDSPAKGAQWMKQIVSFDKLKLTNNLLDDNGHIILNSMHRYQPRFHVVYVDPRKDSEKYAEENFKTFVFEETRFTAVTAYQNHRITQLKIASNPFAKGFRDCDPEDWPRNHRPGALPLMSAFARSRNPVSSPAHQNGTEKDAAESRREFEREAAGGTALHAEAAHQQLMSRVLSPALPGGGGGLVPLGGAGGGRPSPPHHELRLEPAASEPLHHHPYKYPPAAAAAAYDHYLGAKSRPAPYPLPSIRGHSYHHHHHHHHHMNAAAAAAAAANMYSSSGAPASYDYGPR, from the exons CTTTCACGGCCAACAGCCTGAGCAGCCTGAACGCCTCCGGGGGTTACCACCTCTCCCCTTCCCCGGGGGACCCGTACGGACAGCATGAGCCGCCGCACTACGAGCCCTGCACGGCTCAGCAGCATCCGCACCCGCCGCCACAGCCCCAGCACGGCTACCCCttcggcggggcggcggcggcagccggGGCCAATCCGCCGCCCCCAGGCCCCGAGCCGCCCGAGGGCGCCGGGGGAGCCGCCGCGGGGCCGGCCGCCGTCTCGGGCTGCTCCGCCGGGTCGGCCGCCGCGGCCAAGGCGCCGGTGAAGAAGAACCCGAAGGTGGCCAACGTGAGCGTCCAGTTGGAGATGAAGGCGCTGTGGGACGAGTTCAACCAACTGGGCACCGAGATGATCGTCACCAAGGCCGGCAG GCGCATGTTCCCCACCTTCCAGGTGAAGATATTCGGGATGGACCCTATGGCTGACTACATGCTCCTCATGGATTTTGTCCCTGTGGACGACAAGCGATACCG GTACGCCttccacagctcctcctggctggTGGCCGGCAAAGCCGACCCTGCCACCCCCGGGAGGGTGCACTACCACCCCGACTCCCCTGCGAAAGGGGCGCAGTGGATGAAGCAGATCGTTTCGTTCGATAAGCTCAAACTGACCAACAATTTGCTGGATGACAACGGGCAT ATCATTTTGAACTCCATGCACAGATACCAGCCGCGTTTTCACGTGGTCTACGTGGACCCCCGGAAAGACAGCGAGAAATACGCGGAGGAGAACTTCAAAACCTTCGTCTTCGAGGAGACGCGCTTCACAGCCGTGACCGCCTACCAGAACCACCGA ATCACACAGCTGAAGATCGCCAGCAACCCTTTCGCCAAGGGATTCAGAGACTGTGACCCTGAGGACTG GCCCAGGAATCACAGGCCAGGGGCTCTTCCTCTCATGAGTGCTTTTGCCAGATCCCGGAATCCAGTCTCTTCCCCAGCACACCAGAATGGgacagagaaag ATGCTGCCGAGAGCCGGCGGGAGTTCGAGCGGGAGGCGGCCGGCGGGACGGCGCTGCACGCCGAGGCCGCGCACCAGCAGCTCATGTCCCGCGTGCTCAGCCCCGCGctgccgggcggcggcggcggcctgGTGCCCCTGGGCGGTGCGGGCGGCGGCCGGCCCAGCCCTCCCCACCACGAACTGCGCCTGGAGCCCGCCGCCTCGGAGCCGCTCCACCACCACCCCTACAAGTACccgccggcggcggccgccgccgcctaCGACCACTACCTGGGGGCGAAGAGCCGGCCCGCGCCCtaccccctccccagcatccgcGGGCACagctaccaccaccaccaccatcaccaccaccacatgaacgcggcggccgcggcggcggcggctgccaACATGTACTCGTCGTCCGGTGCGCCCGCCAGCTACGACTACGGGCCCAGATAa
- the TBX1 gene encoding T-box transcription factor TBX1 isoform X1 produces MHFSTVTRDMEAISSPWLTQLSHFCDVAAFTANSLSSLNASGGYHLSPSPGDPYGQHEPPHYEPCTAQQHPHPPPQPQHGYPFGGAAAAAGANPPPPGPEPPEGAGGAAAGPAAVSGCSAGSAAAAKAPVKKNPKVANVSVQLEMKALWDEFNQLGTEMIVTKAGRRMFPTFQVKIFGMDPMADYMLLMDFVPVDDKRYRYAFHSSSWLVAGKADPATPGRVHYHPDSPAKGAQWMKQIVSFDKLKLTNNLLDDNGHIILNSMHRYQPRFHVVYVDPRKDSEKYAEENFKTFVFEETRFTAVTAYQNHRITQLKIASNPFAKGFRDCDPEDWPRNHRPGALPLMSAFARSRNPVSSPAHQNGTEKDAAESRREFEREAAGGTALHAEAAHQQLMSRVLSPALPGGGGGLVPLGGAGGGRPSPPHHELRLEPAASEPLHHHPYKYPPAAAAAAYDHYLGAKSRPAPYPLPSIRGHSYHHHHHHHHHMNAAAAAAAAANMYSSSGAPASYDYGPR; encoded by the exons CAGCTTTCACGGCCAACAGCCTGAGCAGCCTGAACGCCTCCGGGGGTTACCACCTCTCCCCTTCCCCGGGGGACCCGTACGGACAGCATGAGCCGCCGCACTACGAGCCCTGCACGGCTCAGCAGCATCCGCACCCGCCGCCACAGCCCCAGCACGGCTACCCCttcggcggggcggcggcggcagccggGGCCAATCCGCCGCCCCCAGGCCCCGAGCCGCCCGAGGGCGCCGGGGGAGCCGCCGCGGGGCCGGCCGCCGTCTCGGGCTGCTCCGCCGGGTCGGCCGCCGCGGCCAAGGCGCCGGTGAAGAAGAACCCGAAGGTGGCCAACGTGAGCGTCCAGTTGGAGATGAAGGCGCTGTGGGACGAGTTCAACCAACTGGGCACCGAGATGATCGTCACCAAGGCCGGCAG GCGCATGTTCCCCACCTTCCAGGTGAAGATATTCGGGATGGACCCTATGGCTGACTACATGCTCCTCATGGATTTTGTCCCTGTGGACGACAAGCGATACCG GTACGCCttccacagctcctcctggctggTGGCCGGCAAAGCCGACCCTGCCACCCCCGGGAGGGTGCACTACCACCCCGACTCCCCTGCGAAAGGGGCGCAGTGGATGAAGCAGATCGTTTCGTTCGATAAGCTCAAACTGACCAACAATTTGCTGGATGACAACGGGCAT ATCATTTTGAACTCCATGCACAGATACCAGCCGCGTTTTCACGTGGTCTACGTGGACCCCCGGAAAGACAGCGAGAAATACGCGGAGGAGAACTTCAAAACCTTCGTCTTCGAGGAGACGCGCTTCACAGCCGTGACCGCCTACCAGAACCACCGA ATCACACAGCTGAAGATCGCCAGCAACCCTTTCGCCAAGGGATTCAGAGACTGTGACCCTGAGGACTG GCCCAGGAATCACAGGCCAGGGGCTCTTCCTCTCATGAGTGCTTTTGCCAGATCCCGGAATCCAGTCTCTTCCCCAGCACACCAGAATGGgacagagaaag ATGCTGCCGAGAGCCGGCGGGAGTTCGAGCGGGAGGCGGCCGGCGGGACGGCGCTGCACGCCGAGGCCGCGCACCAGCAGCTCATGTCCCGCGTGCTCAGCCCCGCGctgccgggcggcggcggcggcctgGTGCCCCTGGGCGGTGCGGGCGGCGGCCGGCCCAGCCCTCCCCACCACGAACTGCGCCTGGAGCCCGCCGCCTCGGAGCCGCTCCACCACCACCCCTACAAGTACccgccggcggcggccgccgccgcctaCGACCACTACCTGGGGGCGAAGAGCCGGCCCGCGCCCtaccccctccccagcatccgcGGGCACagctaccaccaccaccaccatcaccaccaccacatgaacgcggcggccgcggcggcggcggctgccaACATGTACTCGTCGTCCGGTGCGCCCGCCAGCTACGACTACGGGCCCAGATAa